In Rutidosis leptorrhynchoides isolate AG116_Rl617_1_P2 chromosome 2, CSIRO_AGI_Rlap_v1, whole genome shotgun sequence, one genomic interval encodes:
- the LOC139893408 gene encoding uncharacterized protein, with translation MHSPCLKEVTQVCTHGCCFNPLFSLPEFTHTTIMKTTTSTASICRKNFSTTTTSSFFPNILFTDHESLPSFKESLSTFTQTYPKYSDTTRVDRIRGQEYHHLSLSNRICLDYIGIGLFSHLQLQTTLQSPSSSDQNSNFPFFCTIYKSVNLKSQLLHGGEGSEFESSIRTRIMKFLNVSSDDYSMVFTSNKSSAFKIVSESYPWETSKKLLTVFDHKSEAVDTMITSSEKRGAKVMSAEFKWPRMRIHSARLRKMIERKRNKKKNRGLFVFPLQSRTTGASYSYQWMSMAQENGWHVLLDACALGPKDMDSLGLSLIKPDFLICSFYKVFGENPTGFGCLFVKKSIVSILEESCVGIAALVPAENSSFHSDEEDQMKVFESSNEIMINNEKNVEYRGLDHVDTLGLIQISTRTRCLINWLINALTKLQHPNTETKTPLVQIYGPRVRFDRGPALAFNVYDWKGEKVEPALVQKLSDRNNISVSQGVLHQIWFADKYAEDKERVMMGGSVKKTKGVQEIAVVTVAINFLANFEDVYRLWAFVARFLDADYVEKERWRYTALNQKTIEV, from the coding sequence ATGCACTCACCTTGCTTAAAAGAAGTCACACAAGTATGCACTCATGGTTGTTGCTTCAACCCCTTATTTTCCCTCCCAGAATTCACACACACAACCATCATGAAAACCACCACGAGTACCGCCTCAATTTGCCGGAAAAACTTTTCGACCACAACCACCTCTTCTTTCTTCCCAAACATCCTTTTCACAGATCATGAATCCCTTCCTTCTTTCAAAGAATCACTCTCTACTTTCACACAAACATACCCTAAATACTCGGACACTACACGAGTTGACCGAATAAGAGGACAAGAATATCATCATCTATCTCTTTCAAATCGCATATGCCTTGATTACATCGGTATTGGTCTTTTCTCCCATTTACAACTTCAAACAACGCTTCAATCGCCTTCTTCAAGTGATCAAAACTCGAATTTTCCATTTTTTTGTACCATTTACAAGTCAGTGAATCTTAAGTCACAATTACTTCATGGTGGAGAAGGGTCAGAATTCGAGTCGTCCATTAGGACAAGGATCATGAAGTTTTTAAACGTTTCTAGTGACGATTACTCTATGGTATTCACTTCTAATAAATCGTCCGCTTTTAAAATAGTTTCAGAATCATACCCTTGGGAAACAAGTAAAAAATTGTTAACAGTTTTTGATCATAAAAGTGAGGCTGTTGACACCATGATTACGTCATCAGAAAAACGAGGAGCTAAAGTTATGTCGGCCGAATTTAAATGGCCTAGAATGAGAATTCACTCTGCTAGATTACGAAAAATGATTGAGAGgaaaagaaacaagaagaaaaatcGAGGTTTGTTTGTGTTTCCACTTCAATCAAGAACAACTGGTGCTAGTTATTCGTATCAATGGATGAGTATGGCGCAAGAAAACGGTTGGCATGTGTTGCTTGATGCTTGTGCTTTAGGCCCGAAAGATATGGATAGTTTAGGGCTATCATTAATCAAGCCGGATTTCTTAATTTGTTCATTTTATAAAGTGTTTGGTGAAAACCCTACTGGATTTGGTTGCTTGTTTGTCAAGAAATCTATTGTTTCAATCTTGGAAGAATCATGTGTTGGGATTGCAGCTCTTGTCCCTGCGGAGAACTCGTCTTTTCACTCAGatgaagaagatcagatgaaaGTTTTCGAATCTTCAAATGAAATCATGATCAATAATGAAAAGAATGTTGAGTATAGAGGGTTGGATCATGTGGATACATTAGGGTTGATACAAATTAGTACTCGAACAAGGTGTTTGATAAATTGGTTGATTAATGCGCTAACGAAACTACAACATCCCAACACTGAAACAAAGACACCTTTAGTTCAAATATACGGTCCACGAGTAAGATTTGATCGCGGGCCCGCGTTGGCTTTCAATGTGTATGATTGGAAAGGCGAAAAAGTTGAACCTGCTCTCGTGCAAAAGCTTTCTGATCGAAATAACATATCGGTAAGCCAAGGAGTTTTGCATCAAATATGGTTTGCTGATAAGTATGCTGAAGATAAAGAAAGGGTGATGATGGGTGGTAGTGTTAAGAAGACAAAAGGTGTTCAAGAAATTGCGGTTGTGACCGTTGCGATTAATTTTTTGGCGAATTTTGAAGATGTTTATAGATTATGGGCGTTTGTTGCGCGTTTTCTGGATGCTGATTATGTCGAGAAGGAACGATGGAGGTATACGGCTTTAAACCAGAAAACAATTGAAGTGTAG